GCATCCTTGAAAAACTCTCTGATCACTGTTGTCTATAGGCTAGAACTTTACAGTTGCTAAACTGGAAAATCCCAATGCAATTGGAGTTATTTCATGGGGGATAACAGTGACCAAGTGGTAGCACTCAAGCTCCTTAAATGCAATGTTGGCATCCTTTCCATAAAGGGAGGTTCCAGAATGCATAATATGAAGAGATATACTTTGCAACTGGCAGTATCCCCATCTTGGTTCTTTGACATGTGGACTGAGGGTTATTATGGTGAAAAGACAAATGGAAGCATCTATAATTGCCTCTACCTAGGAAAACAGTAAACTAAAAGCAAATGTGCATCCCTGGAGGAATCCTAGGGATTAGCACCCCAATCAAAGACTTGAAAGATACAGAGGTAGTGATTCCCACAATATACATATTCAACTCACTTATTTGGCCTTCATAAGAGATAGATGGATCTTGGAGAATGACAGTGGATACTTATAACTTAACCAGGTGGAGACTCCAAGAATTGCAACTGCTGTACCAGATGTGGTTTGTTGCTTGAGTAAATTAACATATTCTCTGGTACCTGGTATGCAGGACATgatttggcattttttaaaaatattttatttatttattcatgagagacacagagagagaggcagagacttaagcagagggagaagctggctccctgtagggagcccgatatggaactcaatcccaggaccccaagatgataaccagagctgaaggcagatgcacaactaCGGAGCCACTAAGGCATCCCTGGCAAGCGTTTCTCTCCCTTTCAATAAGGTCTACCAGAGGCACTTTGATTTCAGCTAAAAGGCCAGCAATATACCCTTCACTTCCCTCCCTCAGGGTGTGTCAACTCTCCACTACTGTTATAATTCAGTTTATAGAGACCTCTATTGTCTTTTACTCTACAAGATAACAATACTGGTCCATTATATTGATGACAAAACATTGATTGGATCTGGAGATCAAAGTGCAATGTAAACACTGATTGGATCTAGAGATTAAGGTGTAGAGATCTAGATTTATTGGTAGGGTATTTCTATGTCAGAggatgcaaaataaaaacaatttaaactcAGGTAACTGAAACTTAGTGAAATTTCCATGGTCCAAGGGGTATAAAGCTTATAAAGACAGTTcttctgaaggaaaaaattaagatggaaacagagagggagacaaacctaAGGGATTCCTAAGTATATTGAACAACAAGTATAGAGGTTGCTGGCAGTATGTGAGTCAAGGCATGGGGTAAGTGGGtaatgggcattagggagggcattTGATTTAATGATCAGTGGGTGTTTTACACAataattttattccaaaattaataatacactatatgctaacttgaatttaaataaaatgaaaacaaatatcccctaaaaggggatccctgggtggcgcagcagtttggcgcctgcctttggcccagggcgcgatcctggagacccgggatcgaatcccacatcgggctccctgcatggagcctgcttctccctctgcctgtgtctctgccgctctctctctctctctctctctgtgactatcatgaataaataaataaaatcttaaaaaaaaacaattattcaaaTATCCACTAAAAATCCCCTAAAAGAAAGTGCATCTTGGTCTATCTATTACTTCTAAAATCAAAACATGTACAATACCCAGTAGGTATCTTGGATTGGGAAGGCAAAAGGTTCTTCATTTGGATATTTTACTCTGGTCTACTTATAGACTCAAAAAGCTGCTAGTTTGAGTGGagctcagaaaaaagaaatatctctgtCTCCTGTCCATTCTGTGGTATAAGCTACTATTCCACATGAGTGCTATGATTCAACACATCTAATCATGCTTGATATGTCAATGGTAGAAAGGGATGTTGCTAGAGTCTTTGGCAGTCCTCCATGTATGAACTGCAGGGCAGGCCCTTAAGATTTTGGAGCAAATTCCTGACGTCCTCTATAGGCAACTACTAGCCTTTTGAGAAATGGCTCTTGCCTGCTACTGGGCCTTGGTAGAGACTAAACACTTaaccagggctgaaggtggcactaaacttctgagccaccagggctacccagaAACTCTTCTTAATGTGAGACTTGTCAATTGTCTCTGGtttattagttatttatataAGCGGTTATATCAATAACAACTTGtggattttttaaacaatgaggTACATTTCAATTCAGTGTCATTGATTGTgttactcaatattttttttccagtttttggcacTGGGTGATGGAAGGGCTTTCCATTGGCTCTTGTGTCCCTTTGTAATATTCTCATTACACTGTGAgtgactgtgcatgtgtgtgtatgtgttagcATCCTTATCTTCTAGCATTACAAGGTACTCCAATTCATCTTGCACAaacctagaatcagccatttcctTAAGAAGTATTAATTCACTTTCTTGAATAATGATATCAGATACCAAGTCCTGGACTCTAGACCACTAGTGGTGATCACAGGTTTTTCATTCTAttcaaaagatattatttatgacCGTATTAAACACCTTTAATTGCAAGAAGAGATCACCTTTTCCCCATAATCTATTAATACATATTGAATTTTAAGTTCTGTATCACACCTAGTTCATGTGCTTTAATTAAAAGAGAAGGGACACTTTAGGGAATGACTTTCCCCAGACTCCTATATTATGCATCATTCCTGTTTAAATACTGCTGCAGgaaaggcaaaggagaagcatTTCCCAGTAAAAATTCCAAATGAGAAAGGATTTCAGAAGATGTGGGATGAAATCAAGACCAACTTTATCTTTGGCATGCAGGCAAGAACCTGAGCCTCAGTGACAGCAAAGAGCTCAAACagaattttagaacactttttttcttttttaattctcatatgagtgagaaattcttttctttcttgagaagaaaagaggatGACTGAACATCCTAACCTTTGGATAAGCTCTTATCAAAACTGGTAAGATTTGTGTTGAGGATTAACTTACTTGTATTTAATAGAGAAAATTTATCTGATCAATGCTACAGTGCACACCTAACACTTTTTTACATGTTAAATTTGTGAAAAGATAGAAGGTTTAGAGAATTTTCTAGAAGTGTTTTACAATCTAAGGTGAAGAGttggaataaaagaaatggacatCAGCTCCTGGTGGAGAGATaatcaaatagaaataatacctatttgaGTGTCCCAGAATATATTCCACGGAGATGATGATTCTACTTTGGAAGGAGTAGGAGCCTTTTTCTTTGGTAACTGAGTATTGAATAGGATGGAAGAGTGTTGGATTGTATCAAATTCTcctaaaattttcattcattttatgaatacttattattaaatatgtacttCTTTCTAGATGCTTAAAATCAacagtgaacaaataaaaatcactttattttgcttctttcatgTATGCCACTCTTCCATTATTATGTGAACTATATAAATGTCTCGAACTATAATTCTATcaggtagataggtagataggtagatagatgatagatcaatAGGTGGACTGATAGAACGATAGATAGATAATCCTTTTATAATACTTAATTGTTAGATACCATgaacaagatttcattcctctttACTGGATTTGGACAAAGAACGGATTTGTCATCTCTTGAAACTACAGCGGAACCTGTAGTGAATGGCAGTGTTGTTGGGGCATGAGGTGGTAAAGTCCCTGAGTCCAGAATTGGCTCTACAGCTGACTCACCCACTTTATCAAACACTTAAACTTTCATGTGGCCCTGGGAATCTTGCTTTTCCTGCAGCCCGTGTCAGAAGACAGTTTGTATGAACTAGTAATATGCCAAGGAGATTAATAAACAATCAAGGATTaggtttttaaaagctttatttttaatgcagCATGACTATGGCATATTTGAACTcccaaatgaaatatattatggAGAAGGTCATTCTCCTAACTTCTATTCCAAGAAagcaacatataaataaatgaatatatatatatacaaatacattgatatgtatgtatataatttactattatatctaataatttaatacaataatatagaattttaaaagtacaaggTTTTAGGGGTTCCAAGTAGCTCtcttggttaaacatctgcttatGCCCCagatatgatctcagggtctgggaatcGAACACTGTATCAAACTCCCTACTCAGGAAAAAGGCTATACTtcattcctctgctcctccctccactgcagtcatgtttattctctctctttttctgtcagtGATCTCTccaaaaaagtaatatattttttaaattaaaacaaaagtaaaatgttttatgatagacactgaggagggcacttgacgggatgagcgctgggtgttacactatatgttggcaaattgaactccaataaaaaaatataccaagggatccctgggtggcgcagcggtttggcgcctgcctttggcccagggcgcgatcctggagacccgggatcgaatcccacatcgggctcctggtgcgtggagcctgcttctccctctgcctgtgtctctgcctctctctctttctctctgtgtgactatcataaataaataaaaatttaaaaaaaaaaatttaaaaaaaaaaatatataccaaaaaaaaaaagaaactgaatttagaattgtaaaaatacagaaattattaagaattagTAACAGTGAACTAAACTCAGTTGAGGTagtaacagattaaaaaatacgTTTCACAATGGACTGACCAATTGACTGAATATTCACTGCTAAAATATTGTTTATCTCttgtcctctctgcctctctctctctcgttctctctttTAGGTTTCATTAAGAAAACACTATCAAATGTTTCTACATCATTCCTTGAATGTTCAGAATATTTACTGTAAGATACTTTATAACTAAACTACCATGTTGAAAAAGTATGAAAGCGCATTATGTAAATTATGATGAGTTTTCCCCATTTTGTAGACTTGTATCCAAATAGGTCCTTGctagaaactaaaaaaaacacattcagcTCAAAAAGATGCCTTCTCTTACCGAATCCtgtaaattaatgtttattatgcCTAAATAATCGGGTCGCTATAGTTATTGATATATTTCTTGTTTCATAAGCAACCAAGATAATAAATTGCAAATAAATGTTGTGGTTTCCACTttattcagaagaaaacaaatgaatggtGGGGACTATACACTGGTAGTGGTATTTCCATGATCAAACATATGGATTAAACCTCCAAATACAGAGTATTCATTTCACAGAACGTTTCCTTACAGGTTAATTATTTCTAACCTGCATTTTCTCCACTTTGCCTGAAATAATGCAGCAAAATAACAGTACTACTGAGTTCATACTGTTAGGATTGACCCAAGatcctatgaaaaagaaaatggtatttgtaatatttttcattttttatttgggaaCTGTGGTTGGGAATTTGCTTATTGTTGTGACCATCAAGACCAGCCGGACACTTGGGAGCCCCAtgtactatttcttattttatttgtcccTTGCTGATTCCTGCTTTTCAACTTCCACAGCCCCCAGACTAATTGTGGATTCACTCTCTGCAAAAAATATCATAACTTACAATGAATGCATGACTCAAGTCTTTGCACTACATTTCTTTGGTTGCATGGAGGTTTTAGTCCTTATCCTTATGGCCTTTGACCGgtatgtggccatctgtaagcccTTACATTACCCAACCATCATGAGCCGGCGGGTCTGCACCATCCTAATTGTTCTGGCATGGATTGgatcttttatccattctatAGCCCAGATTATCCTGGCTTTGAGGTTGCCCTTCTGTGGACCGAGTTTGATTGATCATTACTGCTGTGATTTGCAGCCCTTGCTGAAACTTGCTTGCATGGACACTTATGTGATCAACCTACTGTTGGTGTCTAATAGTGGGGCCATTTGTTCAAGCAGTTTTGTGATTCTGATGATCTCCTACATTGTCATCTTGCATTCCCTGCGAAACCACAGTgcggaagggaggaaaaaagctcTCTCTACTTGTACTTCTCACATCATTGTAGTAATCATATTCTTTGGTCCCTGTATATTCATTTATACACGTCCCCCAACCACTTTCCCCATGGACAAGATGGTGGCCGTATTTTATACTATTGGGACACCTTTTCTCAACCCACTCATCTACACATTGAGGAATGCAGAagtgaaaaatgccatgaaaaagCTATGGCATATCAAGATTACCTCAGAAAGCAGAAGATGAATTGAGGACTTTGGTTGATTACTTAATCTGTACAGATATCAAATATGATACTGTGTATCCTGATTTACCCAACACACTCTAATATATCACACcagatttccttacttttttcagTACTTCTGCCCTT
The Canis lupus familiaris isolate Mischka breed German Shepherd chromosome 18, alternate assembly UU_Cfam_GSD_1.0, whole genome shotgun sequence genome window above contains:
- the OR4C11 gene encoding olfactory receptor family 4 subfamily C member 11; this encodes MQQNNSTTEFILLGLTQDPMKKKMVFVIFFIFYLGTVVGNLLIVVTIKTSRTLGSPMYYFLFYLSLADSCFSTSTAPRLIVDSLSAKNIITYNECMTQVFALHFFGCMEVLVLILMAFDRYVAICKPLHYPTIMSRRVCTILIVLAWIGSFIHSIAQIILALRLPFCGPSLIDHYCCDLQPLLKLACMDTYVINLLLVSNSGAICSSSFVILMISYIVILHSLRNHSAEGRKKALSTCTSHIIVVIIFFGPCIFIYTRPPTTFPMDKMVAVFYTIGTPFLNPLIYTLRNAEVKNAMKKLWHIKITSESRR